In Cryptomeria japonica chromosome 5, Sugi_1.0, whole genome shotgun sequence, the genomic window catgacacCACATTTCTTCTAGGCATTTCCTCGAAAAGAAATAAAGCCTCATCAAGAgcaccattttgtgcatatcctgtaaccattgcagtccacgagaccacatttctttgcggtattttgtcaaacagttcacgtgctcTGTGTacttttccacattttgcatacatgtctactagagcACTTCCAACTACAACATCCGATAACAATCCCctttccattatgctttgatggacacCTATTCCCTGATACAAAGCTTTCGTATCGGCACAGGCTTCTAGTATACTGGCAAAGGTGAACTGATCAGGTTGGGTGGCTGTTCGTTGCATTTGCTGAAACAATATCAATGCCTGGTTAGCATATCCATTTCTTCTGTAAGCTGCAATTATGGTATTCCATGAAAAACAGTCTCGTTCTTTCATGTCATCGAATACTTGACGAGCATCAGCCAAACTTCCGCATTTGACATACATGTTGATAAGATTATTTTGATAAAATGTGTGTTGCAAAGGCAAATCCGCTGTGAGTGATAAAAGAGTGGAATTGTTTAAATTGAGAAAGCGCATTCTTGGCAATGCAGGTCTGCAACGGTTGACGATATGTAGAGGATTCTAGCGGGGGTATGTGTGTTGTAAGCAAAATGTGTGGCGCTTCCTTCAATGGGCTCTCTCTACATAATACTGTGAAATTGATATAGTGGTGGGTTGTGAATTGCATTTGGGTTTTGTGATTATAATTGAAGCGTTGTAAATGTACATTGGTATTCAAGCTACGATGGCAATGAAATAGCATCACTCCGTTCTTCGTCAAAATTGGTAGCATGGGGTTATAAATTATTTGTGAACGATGTTGATATTGGAGGGGTAATTTTCTTTCATCTTCGGCTCTCTCACCCAGAGCTGGTTGAGTATTTCATCTTCCATTTCTGGATTGCAAGAAGAATTGATCTCGCCAAAGATGCACATATTTTCATCTTTTTAAGTTTTGTCGACTGTAAAATAACCCAACATGAAAAACAAATGAGGTCGCGATTATGCCTGACCGAATTTGCGAGAGAAACTTACCAGTCTTATGGTGTTAACACcgatttggttatttttttattaattaagaaTCGCATCTAAGGGAAGCCTACCTAGTCGTTATAATTAATTTCGAGCATTTGCAGATTTTAAATGTTATAGTTGACGATTTTTTTGGTTGTCTTTATATGCGACTTAATTGTTTATAGCTATTGTTCTTGGCTATGGGTAGTAAGCATGCATGCTTTGGGATCTACTATACATATAAGGGTAAAAAAAtatacatttcaaagtgtcacccaatacctacttaaagatgctccAATAACCATACatttaaaattgccaatacttatgcacaatgCTCCAATAGTCATACACAAATGCCCTAGTAGATATGCATCAATGGTccaattatgatccaaaaatgctaaaaagtgGGTGGCTattagtacatgtgaaatttattaatgggcttttagttatcatttttggggtttctttaaagttagtaatttgaGAGTTAGGACACAAGGAGTGAATGGTTATTGGAACTATAAcgactactagtgctcttcccctaggtGTGTCGGgggtatgttgaagaggtgtggaaggtcaccTAGAGAAAATTTTaatctattttttgcatacatttatgtAGTATATTAGCTTATTTGGTACACCATTTAAcaaataatgttgtttgtgcaacaaaagtcTTAATGTAGAAGTGATAGCATCAAATCAATTATACATCCACTTACATGGATTCAAATAAGACTGAAATAGAACTTCTAAATCAAAAAGATAATCAAACTCCATTACCAATATGCTCATGATATGTTTGCaataaggagggagagagggaaagtgaTAAAGAGAGAGATAGGGGGGAGGAGAGATAAgtatataaagagggagagagagggagatagagggatgAAAGTACaagtagagagatggagagataacaatggaaagaaaagaaaagcaacaaatagaataaataagtaaattaaaatattttgagtGATCCAATATCACTTGTACACACAATTACAATTTGGAACTAGCCGTCAAGTGAGATAGATCTTTATGCTTCAACCCATACAACTAACTAAAAGGGGGAATACAAGGTCCCTTATATTCATAAATATGATTATATGTGACTATCTTATGATTACTAATTCAAGATGGAACCATGATACGATAGCCATTGGTTAATATCTTATAGTTCCTCGTTGTAATACTATACTTCTATTGAAGTACTATATTTCTATTGAGACAAATTTTATTATATTAGCCATCCATGGCATACTACACAACTACTCTTTGACAATTTATTTTCATTTACTTCTCTCTTTCTAGATAGTTTACAATTATGCTTATGCTTATTTTGAAGATGCTTAATAGATGCTACTCATTAgattttttttctctttcaaatGGCTCACTAATTTCAAAGAGTGTATACTAAAAGGTGACATTTGTATatatcattttcattatttttatgaGCATGTATACATTTACTTTTGGTTGCTTGATTTTTATTTGGCATGCATCTTTACAATAGATTACATGTAAGTTAAAGTGGATGGAAAATAttgatgtagccagttaaaacataaccaatataacaaagaataatcGGAAATAAACACAAGTCTGGATCaaattttcttcattattcttctctgcaactccaaccatcctccattacaatgaaaaagtccctattttaaacaatcaccaaaattttctttttttgggcagtttttttacaaaatccaaaaattgccatttatggaaattttcaaatctatccccaAAATCATGAAATCTAAAAAACATTCTTATGACACAAAAAGCCAACTTTCTAATCTCATAAAGATTACGAGCTCAAAAATAactaaaaaatcgaaaaaaaaagtaaaagccaattttgaggccttagatgaaggaccaaccctgaaaatttgaatttttggagacccTACCAAACTAGGTTCTGTTGGcaatccaatcaactcctcaagatACATGTCCGtgtaaaatttcagcccaatcggacAACTGAGTTAAAAGTTATGACCCCGCGAAGTCCCTGCATCAAATGTATTAGTGAAAAGTATATGTATACCCTTTCTCTTTGGTCTTGGGCTCACTTTGTTCTTTTTATAATGACAAATGTACAAGTGTCATAGTTTCTACTAAAGGTTGGTATGACCAAACCCTATCTAATTTCATTTATGTTCAACCCACAAACCAGTTAAAAtattaggttcatttgtcacacaAGATCAAATCTCCAAATTAATCATGCGATTTGTGAAAATGAATGTtaaactttcaaattcaaattttataaaTTGTTTCCAATGAAATACAAAATGTTCATCTTGCACCTGTTGTCTTTTATATAAAGAACATCTAGAACCTAAGATCACATTAAAGAAACACCTCTTTCACACAACGATGAACATCAAAATATTATCGTATACTTCAATATTGCACAACATATTTAAAAAAATgctacatatttatttatttacaaatatacagttgaatattaaaaaaaacctTTTTAAAATGCTGAAAGGCGGACTCTTGAATGGAGAGCCTACATTCTACATTGGACTCTACATTTAACATTGGACTAACACATTTTTTGTGGCATTTATCCCTTGAGAATTGGCCTTCAACTATGAACATTATCTACCGGTTTTGGAAGTTGAAAAGCTTGATTCCCAAGAAAAATACAAGGCCAAACAAAGCAGAAAATCCTGCCATCAGAATCCCCACGCTGGCCAAATGTTGTCGATGATAGCCAAAATTCTTCTCCACAAAATGCTTCACAGACATCTCTGTCCCGTCTGCCATCTTTAGACTAGTCCCCACGTCTCCATATTGCGAAGTGATGAGACCATAGAGGCACCATGCCATTAGATTGGCGCTGAAAAACCATCTCCAACATGGAGGACACCTCTGTGATTGTTACCACCACAAACTATCAGTTACTGCATCTTCTTTAAAGTCATTTTTTATTAAGAGAAAAAACCAAGGTTCTTACCCTGCGAGAAATCATGGCGCCCGAGAAGAGAATCCACAACACCAGGACATGCACTGACACAACTGCAGCTATTTTATGGCTGGCAGTAAGTGCTGCGGCCATCATTCCTGAGAACGTATAGCTGAGGAAGGTAAAATATAACAGGAAGAAATGCCACAAAAATTTCACCACCGTCCACTCAAAGGCCGCCGTGGAGTACACCACAGAGCTGTACAGGAGTGCTTGAGTAAACACATGCGGAAACTCAATTGTTATCGGCCGGGACAAAATTGAAATCTCAAGTTCACTTATATCCAGAATTTATGCTGAGGGTTTCCTTGACAGTTACCCCAAAGAGTGTTTCCAATtgaaaaaacataccaaaaatcagGACAAACCTGAGCCAATGCATAAGGTAGGGCCGAATACATTCCAGCGGCCCTCTCACGGTAGAAGACTATCCTTTCAAGCCAAACAACAGGTTGCACAGTCATTTCATTTGTTACTCCAATAAATAGGACAGATACAAACATCGATCCGAGAGCGTTCAACAAATCCTGCTGCTCACTTCTGCAAATCATTTAACCAAATATTGTCAGTAGTCCAAAAAGTAGAAAAATCTTGAACCATAACATGAAGTAGAGAATGTCTTTCACAAAACCTCTTTGAGCCAAGACCCCAGCAGATGGAACCAAAAAGCAACGAGATTGAAATTGTGAAGAAAAAGCGCACTGCTGTGTATTAGGATTTGCGCCAATAGGACCAGTGCTGCTTCCACAAGCAGGCAATGAATTGCTTGTGCAAATGCTGAGCGTATAGTGTAGGGAAATTGAGGTCTTCTAATACCCAAGGGGAGTGCTCAAGCTTTCTATTATGGCCATGTTTTTGTTGGAAGTGGGTAGacttgagagggggtgaatcagagttTATAAAAATTTGACTCACTATACGATAAGTTATATTTTATGACCAAAACACAAAGTTTCTTCAGAGATCCAAATTATACATAAAACTTTATGCAAACATTCATTTCAGATCATTCAATATTAACTGATTGAGTAATCCTTTTGTGCTAAACTTCTTGACTTGATATGCAATAATGATCTAACTGAAAAGAGATTAGGTTCCTGACTTGATTTTAAGAACACAATAAATAATGTGCAACAAATAAACATATATTAGATAGAATAACTGAAAGTATCAGAGCTGATCAACTAATGGAAAATATAAAACACATttgacacatgacacaaagatttcatgagtggaaaaccctcttggggtagaaaaaccacttgtCAAATAATCCATTTATTatctcaaagagcaccaactctgtACACTGAATTTAGAAGTATCtacttcaaggagcaccaacccttatgTCTTATACAATATCAAGAACAACTCAAATTACAATCACTGGTAACCTTATAGGTGCAATATATCTTGCAACTACAAAATTATCAATGAGTTGAATGAGTTAGATATATCAATATAAGCAAAAGATTTCATTTATAGAAGGTAATCATTGTAACCTTACAACAATCAAAGATTACAATCTGTACTCTGTATCAGAACCAGAGCAGAATCAAGATCAATCAAATTTTTCTGTAGAAACCCCTCTTTGGAATAGGTTAAGATGTtctgttctttttttttttcaccacCGAAAACTCACAATAATGTCCATCTTTATATGTAAACAAATTCAACATATTGTGTAGAAGAAACCCTCAAAGTAGAGTATGAAAACCCGAGTTAGGGATACTGAAGTTATGCAGAAACGAAATCAAAACAGTTATACTAACTGATTCAAAACACTTAAACACTTTGTATCTTTCTGAAAAGGAATATCTCATTTTAACCGAAAACTATAATAAGCATCTTCTAAAAACTTCCATTAAgttttccaagactcttgatacaAATAAccgaacataattgaaacataaataaGTTTGGATAATGATATTACCTCTGCCATTGTTAACCAAAATCACCTGAAGATTACCATAGACAATCCTTATGCAAATCCCATAAATCTGCCCGTTATCTAGAGAAAACGGCTGAAAAAAACCACCAAATGAAAGTTTGAGTTGAGCTGCTCAACATAATTAAAACCCACAAGCTGAAACCAAAACTAACCTCCTTAATCACAGATACAAAAATGCTCATGGTGGCGGCTTAGAGGCTAGGGTTTGTGGCTTCGAAAGGAATAAAGAAGTTTAATTGCTTTTTGTGTTCTCTTTGCAAAGTGTTACCAAGACTTTAGCATCCGCAAGCCATAATGAATTTAATTTCAAATCCATGACATATCACTTCCCACATGGATCATAATAACCTAGCATTTACATTGCAAGTGCTGAGTCAAACAAACTGTCTATTCACTTTTTATGCCATGCAATCACTTATGATGTTGGGTAAGGTCAAACTGACCATGATCAAAGGTGACCGCAAGTTAACCAACATATTCCCCGTGCCAAGTTAACTTAGCTCTTTTTAGCATCAAGACAAATTgaagtcaacaaactccccctttgtccttgatggcaaaaaccatGCCATCATTGACCTGAAAAGGAATAGGCAATATGAAAACTGTAATCATCAAATATGTATCATAGAAAGATCAAGTGCCAAACAAAAGATGACACCATATGTTGGCCACAAAACCGATTAATAAGAGTATGCCACAGTAATAGGTCACTTTATAACCACTGCCCACAATAAAGCTTGTCAAATATGCAGTATCAAGTATGACCATTGTATCAAATACCAATGCCACGTCAAGAAAAGCAATGCCAAGATCAGAAGCCAAGATACCAACAACAAAATATCTGATTGTCAAGAACCAAAACAATATGTTCAAAATATGAATATCAATCTGCCAAGATATGTCAATGAATAATATCAATATGCCAAGAACATGTCAATAATACAAAACTGTTGTCAATGATACAAGACTACAATATCAAAACCAAGATGATACAGATACCAATCACAAATCATTGTCAAGATATACCAATCACAGATCACTGTCAAGATACAGATACCaattttctccccctttttgtctcaaggacaaagGGACAAAGCAACAGAGTGTTGCTTGTGGAGAGCTATGCTCCCCCTTAATATGTGCAGGATCTGAGAAGAGAAGATTGAGAGAGAACTCACAACCTGTCTTGGAGTCTTTCAAATGTGTCTTTAGATAGAGCTTTTGTAAATATATCAGCAACTTGGGCTTGTGAAGGTACAAATACTAACTGAAACTCATTAGCCAACACCTGGTCTCGTAGAAAATGGaatttgatggcaacatgtttagtGCGAGAGTGCATAACAAATTTTTTAGAAAGATTAATTGCagttgtattgtcacaataaattgaaATAGGTTTAACAACAGAAATGCCCATATCAACTTAATTTGATGAGACATCCATATCAGTTGTGTACAACATGCAGTGGCTACAATGTATTCAGATTCTGCGGTGGACAGAGTGACACAATCTTGCTTTTTACTGTGCCAGGCAACAAGACAATCACCAAGAAAGAAGGTAGATCCACTAGTGCTTTTACAATCATCTAGACAACCGACCCAATCAGAATTAGTGAAGCCAACAAGAGTGAAATCATTATTGCGAGGATACCAAAGATCATAATCTAGTGTGCCTTGAATATATCTAAAGATTTGTTTTACAacattcaaatgagattgtttaggtgCAGATTGAAAGCGTGAGACTAGATATGCTACAAACATTAAATCTGGTTGAGAtgcagttaaatataatagacttccaatcattgacctatactctgaTTGGTTTACCTCTTGGGTGAGTCATCAAATTTGGTCAACTTACAACCTGTCTCCATTGGAGTGTTGATTGGTTTACAATCTGCCATATTAAATCTTCTAATCATCTcttttgcatatttggtttgtgaCAAGAAGATACCTTGCTAAAGTTGtatcacttgaagaccaagaaagaatgtTAGTTCCcccaacatagacatttcaaactcagattccatgattttagaGAACTTTTTGGATAAGGAATCATTATTAcagccaaaaataatatcatctacatatatcTCAACTACTAAGATATCATTACCTTTGACTTTAACATATAAGTTTCTATCTACAACACCTTTAGTGAATCCATTTGTTGTAAGATGATTATCCAGCctagagtaccaagctcttggagcctgtttaaggccatagagtgctttctttaacttgtatacataatcaggtttatctgcaacttcaaaaccttCTGGCTAttccatataaacttcttcatcaagataaccattcagaaaggcagttttgacatccatttggtaaactttaaagtttttgtatatggtgaaaatggataacaataataacaatattgaaaggctaaatgaatccaaccacaaaaccttagcctaacaatcaacaaagatccaccataacatatgaagattacctaagacaatgcaaatcacatgaaatcacaaagattataccatcacatgtccaatagggttttgatctccattcttcctatctccattgatcttgcttgatatatttgctctcagattttatgtgcacaagagctcaacaaagaacggaatgtggttgcaagtagaatcgtagtgtagtcaagtcctccaaattgtcgattagtaTGAGTGattaaggtttgataatgaagaaggcatctccttaaatagaagacacaataagaaatggagggataagattgaaaggtgtaaaaggaggtcggctatgattagagggtaggtagaagaaataataaaataatgaaagaggtaggtagtgtaggaattaagagatgaatgacatgtgtcatgtgtagaaaaagataatgaattaattaaataaataaagatttatttaattaatagaagaaataggatcaattaaataaataaaatatttatttaatttaggaaaatgataatttaaataaataaatgtatttatttaaatgagaaataaggctagaagaggataaatgaattaattaaataaataaagatttatttaattaatagaagaattaggcttagataattaaataaataaaatatttatttaattagacatgacaattttgggtgtctacattttgcccctctttgagacaatgcggcttgtcgcgttgtttcaaagaagataatatgaactgatacagagttgccccagtatgggaatgataggccccctcgagagattggatgaaaatgtctgaaaagattgcagacaatctctcgataagaaagaaaggctagaatggattgaccgaataaagtgacaaagttacgggatgaagaagactgactcgagaaaatGAAGACTAaggctaggataggctataagatagaccacgggcaaaagacatcctcattgtcatctacaccttcatgagatcaaagtgcagagcgagaaaagagcagcagcagtcagcagcgatggctttcgtgcacagattcgaccgcgttcgccgatttcagagaccaacagaggcaggagagccggtaagtaccaccaaacctcctcgtactttgacgcatttaattttgtcattaatgcatgctagttaatgtaataaatgcacgtttatgtcaagaaaaagcatttgtgtccaaaaaatgtgaatttgtgtcttctaggtcaaatcggcagttctatgatgaacatatgttgtcgattggatatgctgctgagagaatacactcaagcaggtcctctaggaagactaggatagatcaaggcactttgtgatgaacagtgagtaccaagatagagtactttgtgatgaacagggagtactgaaatatgagcagcactttgtgatgaacaaagagtgcaaatgtgagtgacactttgtgatgaacagggagtgtcacacacgtagtattttgtgatgaacagggagtgtcacacacgtagtattttgtgatgaatagggagtaccactaggataatcagtaacactttgtgatgaacagtgagtgtcactagggtagatagccatatgcatttagatagcaagtagcattttgtgataaacagtgaatgccactataattgacatgattgagttgcttgactgcaggagtatttgccgatgctagagtcacgggagagatgcCCATCGATGCAaaggttgcaacctgagttgacaACCGAGAACCGAGgtacgattgaggttatgggtctatgacatattctgtatgtgcttgagtttcgggcgaacatgggattgttgactgcactggcggagagatggcactccgagacatgtacatttcatttgctgatgggtgagatgacagtcaccctggaggatgtatataggattctgcggataccgatcgatggggagttagtaccctacgatcgagatggagacaaggatgcactgagatgagtgttctaggatccaggactggagatgagggtgggacatgtggcatgggacaccatgacatggataggattagcactaccaatagtgttggcaagagtgatcagtgagttcctctatatcagttttgtaccattttgtataatgatgtagacacctgcgggtgattgtagccatatgattttgacatcattgtatcatgacactttctatatatatatatatgagatgattcatctttgcggcagctatatgcatgtgtgcctatgtgatgtatgtttctatgtgatgcttatgaaatggatgcaaatatgtatatgatgcaatgcaatatttttttttgctcttttatgttttatatgtgtatgcatgatgcaaatgtgattgtatgtaatgcagatgaatatgataatgcaaatgtaaattgtgctaacaggtgttgtgtgcaggatgtgatgcaattgtgatatctatatgtatgtgtgaaatgcttatatgtggtaatgtaggtgcaaactacatgaaatgcaaatgtttttggtgtgtcattatactcagtcatgtgatagcaggctacatggactcaagaaggatgatggaagtcaatcaagaaagggggatgaaagatagaagatatgaaagtgaaagagcttcttgtgcattatcatcattgagctttattatggcaagtaggttatgacaaacGAGGCATATGtttaacccagaaagtcattgtacccgtttgcatggagataagacagtcacaaacaaggaatgccccagttcatactagactcacagtgtcctcatatccttggacaagtcatagcattactaaaagacaatccacagacagcaaatacaaataggtgacgataccccatcctcgcctttctagtcaaagacatcctggagatagaatctctagtcagagacatcccgaaaaagctaaaagacatgtcaccagaaagataaaatcaaaagaaaaccaagactcgacaccaacatccactgtagtcctcaagtttagtgtctcttgtcacttgtataagtcttatctgattgtggtcacaatgtttactttcacaaaaaggatagatagcactgaaccatatgttgtttgagtctgttgaaagatttgatttgttgaagcccattgatgctgctgtctcatctgaaactgactgaatccatgaaactgatactttattgcggagaagacgaaactttattgcggatctatgatgcaaatgttgctttattgcggattgtgcgcgaatagactgaagaaagctagaataaactgtactcctcgaaacatgtgatgttctcagttccacacccatcactagacgtaggatttgccttagccacaaataggatctgatttattatggatggaaagggaggaaaagggaggtttattatgaatggctaaccaatcttagggatagatcaataacaagccatgatgggaatgggtaagtttattatgaacgaataggttgtgagtgtgtgcaaagtgaaataatgaaagagaatcctgaaggagggaggagcaatgtctctatgcatggcactggtgacccag contains:
- the LOC131072829 gene encoding ABC transporter G family member 32-like; this translates as MGISVVKPISIYCDNTTAINLSKKFVMHSRTKHVAIKFHFLRDQVLANEFQLVFVPSQAQVADIFTKALSKDTFERLQDRSEQQDLLNALGSMFVSVLFIGVTNEMTVQPVVWLERIVFYRERAAGMYSALPYALAQVCPDFCYTFSGMMAAALTASHKIAAVVSVHVLVLWILFSGAMISRRRCPPCWRWFFSANLMAWCLYGLITSQYGDVGTSLKMADGTEMSVKHFVEKNFGYHRQHLASVGILMAGFSALFGLVFFLGIKLFNFQNR